The sequence below is a genomic window from Phaeodactylum tricornutum CCAP 1055/1 chromosome 27, whole genome shotgun sequence.
GAATCCGACTCCGCTTCGGACGTAGCTGTTCTAGCCGGCGAACctgaaaaagaagacgtTAGTGATACTGTGGATGCTTTATTGGACGAATTAGAGAAGATGGAAGTGAGAAAAAGTAACTCGGATGACGTGGAAGGCTCTGGTACACGCCGCATGTCAGCCGCAGATTATGAGCTGGAAATGCTGTGCACCGAGATTGAAGCGACCAACTCGGAAAGGAAGTCAGTCGAATCACCTCCGACAGTGGATGCAATGCCTCTTGATGGCGATGACGTGCCTCCGGAGCGTGTGATTACTGTCAAGCCAGGCAGATGAGGGGGAAGGAAATGGGGGAGCTGCCAAGAGCCTATCTTTACGTGATCGAGAAGAGCAAATGGTTGGAGGGGAGATTCTTTTTGGCTCGGAAGCAAATTTGTCTACCGGGAGCTGGGACAATTTGCGTTGGATGTCCTACTCGGGGTCCCGCAAAATACGATTTTGTCAGATGATTTATCGCCTTCTCACTCCAGAAAAGAAGAACATGTTTTGGGTGACATCGGGTAGAGCATATGAGAAGCGGGGGCTAGCCATTTATGAAGAGCCGCGATTAATTCTGGTTCTGCGGAGGGTGGTAGATATGCAGGAGCTCCGACTACTTCTAGGTCTACCTGACATCGCCGAAATAGACAACCCAGACGTTGCTTTAACGCGTTATTGGGTTGTCGAAAGTGCTGTGGACCCTGCGGTCAGCAGGCTACGTCTGTCTCCTCTCACAACTCCAACATCATGGGGAAGCGAACAAGCGGACACCAGGGAGAAATCCTGTTTTGAACTTTTGTCGCCGGCGGAATCGATCATGCTCTCGGCCGTACGAGTACGTGAAGGAAtcaagaagaaagaacgaTCTTTCGTTGACAGTGGTGCTTTCCTGGAAACGACTGCAGTCGAAACCGCTCTCACAAAAGCTCTTTGTGATGCTAACGACCACGCCGGTAAAATTGGATCTCTGGATGTAGACATGACGTGGAAGCACCAGGTTATTTTGGGAACGCTTCACTCGATTGTCCTCTCCGGAAATCTTAAAGGATTGGAGGAGGCAATACAACGATTGCGAGTTTCCGTGAAAGATGGTAATGGGTCATcaaaatttcttccaactCGTGTAGTCGACCCGCTTGATGAGAACGGCCGCACTCCTTTGTACTATGCTTGTACTTGTCGCATGAGCACTGCTGTAGCATGTCTTATTAACTCTGGGGCAAGGATAAACGTCAAGACAACGTCGGGCGGTATGGCTTTGAGTCACATTTGTGCATCAAACCTCGACGATAAGAGTCTTTCGATTGTGCTTTCGGCGACACGTCCCTCTAGGCTTGATCCGAACGAGCTTGACACCATGGGAAGAACGCCGATGTATGTAGCCCTCGTCAACGGTCGTTCAGTGGCCGGAACACGAGATGCCCGGGCTCTGAGTCGATGTCTTGTCGCTTTGGCAGCATGGGGTGGTCGGATAATTGTGACCGAAACGACTTCATTAGCAAACCCGGTGAAAGTGTTAGCATCTGAGTGGCGATCAGAGGACCTTTCTGTACTTCTGGATCATATTGGTTTCCGGTATCCTCTTCGGAAGCCACAATCCTCGGATCTATCACCGATCGCGCTGTCTCTGGGTGCATTCTATAACTTTCCAATACACAGTGCGTTGATTTCTCTGCATGGTCAGTTGGAAGCAGTAACTTGTCGAGACGAAGCTTCTTCGTATACTGGCGTTCAGCGAACAATCCGAACTCTCTTACTGAAAAGTTTCGAGCCCAATGAGCGCTTGGATTTTTGTCAATCAACGATGACCGCTGCTCCTGAGCTGGCAAATTTCGCTGGTTTTACGCCCCTCCAAATTCTCGCGGCTTCCGCTCTGCAGCTGGACGCGGTTGAGGCGCagatcgacgacgacatctaCCTTAGTCTTGTTGCTTTGCTCGCTGAAGTTGGTGAGCTGCTGGTGAAGAACGGGGCTCGAATATCTCTTGATGCGCCATCGTTTAAGAGAATACGTCGAAATGCGTCTACCGAGGGTGTTACTACTAGCAAGAGTCAAAAGGGCGATTCAGTTGTGGACGTTTATCGCTCATCTTTGAAAATTGATTCGAATAAGAAAATAACTAAGATGCTGGGAGGCGCAGAAAGACTCTCACGGGCCCGCAAAGAGTTTATGCAGCTAACAGCGGTGAATGCTTCGCCGGATATGACCGTCAATTTAAACCTTGGTGATGCTTTGCCTCTGGAAGATACCAGTGAAGCTGGTGGTAATAACGAAAAGTCTTGCGCCATTTGCTGGGTTGTTTTCGGCGCTCTCATGAATCGCAAGCACAAGTGTCGAGTCTCTCGACGTTATATCTGCGACGAATGTTCCACCAAACGAATTCTTTGCGATGGTAAGGAATACCGATTAAGTGACGGTCAATTTGCTTTGGCCAGAGCAGACGCCGACGAAGTTGCCAACGAGCGTGAAGCTGACTTAAATGCGAGAGCGCGCGATACGTCCATGGAGAGTCGGGTACCGTTTGCTCAAGGATCTGAGAGATTGCCGGAGAAGAAGCCTGCCGCCCGAAAGTCTTTAAAACAACTTCGTCTCGAAAGGCTTGAAGCGGAGGGGGAAGCAGATCGTAATTCGTTGTTTGGGGGAATCATGGGATCCGCAGCCAAATTATTTGGTACTGAAGGAGAACCGCAAACGCCGACTCAATCGGACGAAGTGAAGGGGTTAAGCGATTCGTTAGGACAAACACGTAACGCGTTGTTGGAACGCGGCGACAAATTAGCGACACTGGACGACAAATCAGCAAAAATGGTGGACGCAAGCGCGGACTTTGCTCGAATGGCGAAAGAGCTTCGCAAAAAGTCGGAAAAATCATGGTTCGGCTAATGTGTCAGTGGCAAACGTGTGAAGTATGTGAACTTTCTGTAAGCATTCTATAGTAGACCATTGCACATTTATATAGCTTCGAAACGTTGACTGTACATTGGTTCTCCCCCTACATGAGAGGCCCATGTTGGTCTGCAGCATAACACGGTAGGGTAGATTACAGCACGTGCTTCCAGGTGCGAACCAAATCCGCTACGGCAGTCCAATGGCCGCGGTCGTAGCCCGACTCAATCTGGTACCAGAGATGATCGACGATGTGTCCAAAATCGACAAGTCGCTGCCATGGGCAATCTATTTTCGCCAAAGTTTGAAAACCGCCCAACCAGTATTCCGCATTCAACGAAAAGCCATCCTTCGGGAATGTGGTTTCGCCCCACGGTGGCAGCAGTGGACCCAAACAGAGATCACCGTCCCAGCGAACAAGTTGGACTTGCGTGGCCATCCAGCCTCCACTACGTGTGGGTTCCGAAGGAAATGGAGACAACCGCATGAATTCTAAACGGGGTGTGTCCATGTTCGACAGTACAAATATACCCTCCGACGCGGTCGTCGTATTGTGAGGTGGATCTACTGCCGGCCTCAAACGATGCAACGTCGACGGTTGGAAGAGATTGCTCTGTTGGAAAACGTAATCTCGCGAAGAAGTTAACTCGTCGCCAGGATCCCAATTCCCATGGTTGCAGCACGGTTCGACATCACTGGATGCCCTCAATCGTGGCATTCCACGACTTTCGTTCCCACGCTTTTGAACGGGTATCACGACGGGTGCCAAACGATCCAGTTGATGCTTTGATAgcaccgtcgtcgtcaccgccCCGTCGGTACCGAGAACTGGTCCCGATACGGCGCTGCGCCAATCCTCCAACTCGTGTGAAAGCCGGAGGTACTGTTGCACGTGTCGAGCGGTGACCCGTACGGTATCGTCGAGAGCAATAAAGACGTCGTGCTGTAACAATTGATCTTTGATCACGTAACGGTGTTGCCGAGCCAGGGCATGACAGTTTTCCCGCAATGTTCGGTCGTCGTCATGGGAGTACCCGAGTGGACAGGCCCCGTCCCACACGGTCCAACGCACGTGTGGGGGTATCCATTCCGAAAGGAAGGAGCGTTGCGATGGCGATATTGGATAGGCTGTGATCAAGACAACGTGCACGTCCCAATCCTTTATAATCGTCAACGACTGGACGTTGGCAACAAGCAGGGGTACGACACGGTGTCGAAATCGGTCGAACGACGGTGCAGCGTCTGTATCGGTAGCGAACGCCGTACCGTTTGTGGTCCGAGGGAATCCGGTATCGTGCCAGGACGTGACCGTGTAGAGTAGCCTCTGCGGTCGAGCAACACCCTTTTCACTGGGATGGACGAGATACACAACCAGGCAAAAGACCACAACCTTCCAGAGGACCCAGAACACGAAAACGGCCCAGCGGTACCGTGGTGGCACCGAGCGTAGTCGTTCCCGTCCGATGCGGGGCAGAGCCCGTACACGCCCGAGCCAAACAACCAGTGCGCCGCACCGAGGGCCGCCACGGGAGGTCGACGCACTCTTACTCTCCTGGCTGTCAGTGTCTAGAAAGGGCAACGCCATGTCACTCATTGCGGTGGAATTCAGGATCAAAGGCGACGAAGGCAGAGACAATCGCGACGGCGATGGCTGATGGATTGGAGTCGTTGCGTTGGTCAACGAAGCAGCGACCGCCAAATCGGTATCGTTGTCGACATTCCGTGACAGCTTGCGTCGATGCGTGTGGCCGGATGGCGTACGTCGCAAGGTGGACATTCCGTCGTAGGGGGTTACGGGGTTTATGGTGAGAATATACACCTTTCACGAGACGTCAACTCGTGTACGTGTGTGGAAGAATCGAGTGAGAGAAAGACAATGCTGCAATGGCGAATAAGCATGCCGTAGCTACACCGTTGGAAACCACCAGCTATCACGACTCGGCACCCGCAGGGATCATTGACTTTCAGTCGTACCGGCACAGCCtaaaaggaaaaggcaatttGGTGTCGTGTTTGCGGAGCGCATCATGGTGGGGCGATTGTCGATGACGAAGGTGAGGAGAGCCCAACAACattgattcactgtcaactaaCAGTGACAGTAATCGTAGCTACCTACCTTCCTCCATGTCGTGTGGAGACATGACAGACGGTTTTTCTTCCCGGTAGAGAGTGCAATGTCAGGGCAGACTGACAGACTGACAGCTCTCACGGGGGCGAGTCTGTTAACTGGCGTTGTTCCAAATGTACGGCAAGGCAACGTAGAATACAATGTAACGTAACTATCACGACTACCTACTTTTGTTCCACTTTcgagctgactgtgagacgtTTGTCTTTTATTTTGGTCCTAGATTTGAAATCGTCCACGACCCCCCACAAGCAAAAACTCGAGTGTGCCAGAGCAACGGGGGACTTTTCTCGGCAGCAAACAATTCACATGGCGGCGGAGCGTACGCCTTAAGTTCCAATCGTTTGTTCGACTCTACGGAACGCTAGTCGTGCGGGGAACGTGTGCACGAAGGAAGAGTGCGTTTCCGGAGCTATTCCATCCCTCATGACCATTTTGCAGTACTCCCGTACCCGACGAGTAGCTCGGGGGCGCGGTGGGGGTCAGAAGCTCCCGTCGGTTCGCTGGAGTCGACCTCACGCAGGGTCGTCGTCCGGGAATGCTACCGCCGTTGTTGCCGGGACGACGGCGACACACAGCGAAAAGCGGAACTCGTCAACATTGTCTCCCAACGCAACGACAGCGTCCGAGGCTCTACCAAAGGTTCCCGTACTCAAAGGTCCCTCCAAGGTAATGCGTTGGAAACGTCAGAGAAATATCGACGGGGAAGGAACAACGGATCAAAACGATGATACTCCCAACCTGCTGGCTTTGCCTCGGAGAGAAGGACACGGTACTGCCACCAATCTCGCAATCGAACCTTCTGCGTTTCCAACCGCCGAAATAAGTCACAGCACCCGGATCCTAACAAACACCACTTTAGAGACAGCGACTGCAATGAATCGACCTTTGTCAATGCTGGAAGACTCGAGTCGGCTTCCACCTACTGTGACTACTACTACTAGGCCGTCGAAGGAAAGCGTAAGTTGTTACGAGCTCGCTTGACGCGGGAACGACAAGTTGGCGACCCAACGTTTCCGAAATCACCTACAAAACGTGCGGAGACAACCAAATCAAATAGTATCACCTCCAACCTTGAGCGCAGGGGACGTCACAAACTGGTACTAGCCATCCCTCAGGGAAAGGAAATTGCGCAGGAGACGGCTGTCAATACTAACGACAATACAAACAAGCACAGGGTCGCTTTGGCCGTGTCAAATCGTGGAGGCCGAAGATCTCGACAACGCCAAGGTCCTGTTCAAGCTCAACCCGTGGCGAAGCGCATCAAACTGGGTGCAACGCAATCGACCAACTTCAACGCCCAGGATGATATTCAAGACTACCACGACGGTGCTCCCAACAACAATTCAATAGATGCTCTCACGAGTAGGGTCGGCTATTCCTATGAAAAATTAACTGACTTCGCGTACCGCAAAACGGAACGGCAGACAGCGAGGACAACTTCTCGCCGAGGTCGTGGGAAAAACCGTGGTTTGGTGCGTGTGGCGCCGAATGAGCAAAACCAGAGTAACGTGATTTGTCCCACCTACTTGCACGGGGAATTGTGTACAGATGAAACCTGCCGCAAACGACACGACGTTCCCACCGAGTTTGCCGTGCCGACATGTCTATACTTTCAACGTCACGGTATGTGCTTGAAGGAGGATTGTTGCTTTCGGCACGTCAAGGTCAATCCAAGGGCACTCGTTTGCCCTAATTTTACCAATCTGGGGTATTGCGAAGATCTGCACTGCCCGTTGACACATACGCGGGTGGGATCTAAGTGATCACGCTCGCCGATTTTCTGACTTTTTGGCATACGAATTTAGAGCTACCAAATTTCCGTGTCAGGACAATAAAGTATATAAAAGACTACTTTACTTCTACTAGTTTCAATATAGTGACAATACATGAGTGCGTGTATGAACACGTGCTCCCTCCTCTGAAAGAAAGCCGTGAGACCGTACTTCCGTTCTCTCTGTCACCAGAGTTATCTCAGTCCGTGTTCGGAT
It includes:
- a CDS encoding predicted protein, translating into MSSYFRQQAPAPLRTVHRDYEYTSAINGTTPTPTSASAHGVVQNQFYRTRAPPPSRSPRNARVEPDVDAEEALLDHAHLRELHEEAEKMKALGNKHMAAQEYARAYNAYSAALQLAPVGPSSHVFLSNRAAALLSMKRYEAAATDAKRAIAAVEAYEEAVAYEPDNATTLTYLEKARAKGERYNTRARGDDGSVGGDASTAYSIQNSVATDHYQKGVVESGYRGITNQSVLNAAVKSPRERATGSYRASLSPSYQQYDMNEDDPDFDEALRIQQRAAKFLTNKAYRAAIEEYTAALFLVPDDPNLSPELHLGRAHALNGSRRHESAKNDARMAIRLNPQPAAFSTMAKSLFYMKDYRGAVEAFEECVRHLPAGETLGMFDKAYLQKAQAALDEEEFSLRMAGTPTRQPKTPIPKLPPPRFVPREQAMQSSPQVPPMPKQWPQQSSLAPSTLRCGPERQVFFLSEGLGIKLNRGPDGIVRVLSVTSNTPAAPVARRGIIEAGDVVREAAGVDIRRPITNIMWGDTVALIKMAARPIVLVVAKEVSKVPLSVLEEQMKALSPFGSTSTKFGGNHVYRPSKSSGDETVRYVLEESMGTPLAAGLPGEDIVDEEGTGVEITEAGPLEEEDIESNDEEVESDSASDVAVLAGEPEKEDVSDTVDALLDELEKMEVRKSNSDDVEGSGTRRMSAADYELEMLCTEIEATNSERKSVESPPTVDAMPLDGDDVPPERADEGEGNGGAAKSLSLRDREEQMVGGEILFGSEANLSTGSWDNLRWMSYSGSRKIRFCQMIYRLLTPEKKNMFWVTSGRAYEKRGLAIYEEPRLILVLRRVVDMQELRLLLGLPDIAEIDNPDVALTRYWVVESAVDPAVSRLRLSPLTTPTSWGSEQADTREKSCFELLSPAESIMLSAVRVREGIKKKERSFVDSGAFLETTAVETALTKALCDANDHAGKIGSLDVDMTWKHQVILGTLHSIVLSGNLKGLEEAIQRLRVSVKDGNGSSKFLPTRVVDPLDENGRTPLYYACTCRMSTAVACLINSGARINVKTTSGGMALSHICASNLDDKSLSIVLSATRPSRLDPNELDTMGRTPMYVALVNGRSVAGTRDARALSRCLVALAAWGGRIIVTETTSLANPVKVLASEWRSEDLSVLLDHIGFRYPLRKPQSSDLSPIALSLGAFYNFPIHSALISLHGQLEAVTCRDEASSYTGVQRTIRTLLLKSFEPNERLDFCQSTMTAAPELANFAGFTPLQILAASALQLDAVEAQIDDDIYLSLVALLAEVGELLVKNGARISLDAPSFKRIRRNASTEGVTTSKSQKGDSVVDVYRSSLKIDSNKKITKMLGGAERLSRARKEFMQLTAVNASPDMTVNLNLGDALPLEDTSEAGGNNEKSCAICWVVFGALMNRKHKCRVSRRYICDECSTKRILCDGKEYRLSDGQFALARADADEVANERLKRRGKQIVIRCLGESWDPQPNYLVLKENRKRRLNRTK
- a CDS encoding predicted protein; its protein translation is MSTLRRTPSGHTHRRKLSRNVDNDTDLAVAASLTNATTPIHQPSPSRLSLPSSPLILNSTAMSDMALPFLDTDSQESKSASTSRGGPRCGALVVWLGRVRALPRIGRERLRSVPPRYRWAVFVFWVLWKVVVFCLVVYLVHPSEKGVARPQRLLYTVTSWHDTGFPRTTNGTAFATDTDAAPSFDRFRHRVVPLLVANVQSLTIIKDWDVHVVLITAYPISPSQRSFLSEWIPPHVRWTVWDGACPLGYSHDDDRTLRENCHALARQHRYVIKDQLLQHDVFIALDDTVRVTARHVQQYLRLSHELEDWRSAVSGPVLGTDGAVTTTVLSKHQLDRLAPVVIPVQKRGNESRGMPRLRASSDVEPCCNHGNWDPGDELTSSRDYVFQQSNLFQPSTLHRLRPAVDPPHNTTTASEGIFVLSNMDTPRLEFMRLSPFPSEPTLQLVRWDGDLCLGPLLPPWGETTFPKDGFSLNAEYWLGGFQTLAKIDCPWQRLVDFGHIVDHLWYQIESGYDRGHWTAVADLVRTWKHVL
- a CDS encoding predicted protein, with protein sequence MTILQYSRTRRVARGRGGGQKLPSVRWSRPHAGSSSGNATAVVAGTTATHSEKRNSSTLSPNATTASEALPKVPVLKGPSKAVEGKRKLLRARLTRERQVGDPTFPKSPTKRAETTKSNSITSNLERRGRHKLVLAIPQGKEIAQETAVNTNDNTNKHRVALAVSNRGGRRSRQRQGPVQAQPVAKRIKLGATQSTNFNAQDDIQDYHDGAPNNNSIDALTSRVGYSYEKLTDFAYRKTERQTARTTSRRGRGKNRGLVRVAPNEQNQSNVICPTYLHGELCTDETCRKRHDVPTEFAVPTCLYFQRHGMCLKEDCCFRHVKVNPRALVCPNFTNLGYCEDLHCPLTHTRVGSK